One Oncorhynchus keta strain PuntledgeMale-10-30-2019 chromosome 22, Oket_V2, whole genome shotgun sequence DNA window includes the following coding sequences:
- the LOC118401036 gene encoding CCR4-NOT transcription complex subunit 1 isoform X17 has protein sequence MNLDSLSLALSQISYLVDNLTKKNYRASQQEIQHIVNRHGPEADRHLLRCLFSHVDFSGDGKSSGKDFHQFLIQECVSLISKPNFISTLCYAIDNPLHYQKSLKPSAHLFTQLSKVLKLSKVQEVIFGLALLNSCNADLRGFAAQFVKQKLPDLLRSYVDADLGVNQEGGFQDIAIEVLHLLLSHLLFGQKGASGVGQEQIDAFLKTLCRDFPQARCPVVLAPLLYPEKRDILMDRILPDSGELAKTMMESSLAEFMQEVGYGFCASLDECRNIILQYGVREVTASQVARVLGMMARTHSGLSDGIPLQSISAPGSGIWSDGKDKSDGSQAHTWNVEVLIDVVKEVNPNLNFKEVTYELDHPGFMIRDSKGLQMVVYGIQRGLGMEVFPVDLIYRPWKHAEGQLSFIQHSLMSPDVFCFADYPCHTVAIDILKAPPEDDNREIATWKSLDLVESLLRLSEVGQYEQVKQLFSFPIKHCPDMLVLALLQISTSWHTLRHELISTLMPIFLGNHPNSAIILHYAWHGQGQSPSIRQLIMHSMAEWYMRGEQYDQAKLSRILDVAQDLKSLSMLLNGTPFAFVIDLAALASRREYLKLDKWLTDKIREHGEPFIQACVTFLKRRCPSIMGGLAPEKDQPKSAQLPPETMATMLGCLQSCAGSVSQELSETILTMVANCSNVMNKARQPPPGVMPKGRAPSTSSLDAISPVQMDPLTAMGSLNLSSSATSHTQSMQGFPTPLGSAFSNPQSPAKAFPPLSNPNPSTPFGGIGSLSSQLGNTGPLGSGIGSGLGMPAVSSDPFGTRKMSTPGLNPTTFQQSKMKASDLSQVWPEANQHFSKEIDDEANSYFQRIYNHPPHPTMSVDEVLEMLQRFKDSTIKREREVFNCMLRNLFEEYRFFPQYPDKELHITACLFGGIIEKGLVTYMALGLALRYVLEALRKPFGSKMYYFGIAALDRFKNRLKDYPQYCQHLASIGHFLQFPLHLQEYIEYGQQSRDPPVKMQGSITTPGSLALAQAQAQSQPPKAPQPGQPSTLVTTATATTTVAKTTTITRPTPGSFKKDVPPSINTTNIDTLLVATDQTERIVEPPENVQEKIAFIFNNLSQSNMTQKVEELKETVKEEFMPWVSQYLVMKRVSIEPNFHSLYSNFLDTLKNPEFVKMVLNETYRNIKVLLTSDKAAANFSDRSLLKNLGHWLGMITLAKNKPILYTDLEVKSLLLEAYVKGQQELLYVVPFVAKVLESSLRSVIFRPQNPWTMAIMNVLAELHTEHDLKLNLKFEIEVLCKNLSLDINDLKPGTLLKDKDKLKTLEEQLSAPKKEAKPPEEMIPIVSTAAPSTPAPTTTCSATGPPTPQFSYHDINVYALAGLAPHINININIPLLQAHPQLKQCVRQSIERAVQELVHPVVDRSIKIAMTTCEQIVRKDFALDSEESRMRVAAHHMMRNLTAGMAMITCREPLLMSIATNLKNSFAAALRAPTPQQREMMEEAAARVAQDNCELACCFIQKTAVEKAGPEMDKRLATEFELRKHARQEGRRYCDPVVLTYQAERMPEQIRLKVGGVDPKQLAVYEEFARNVPGFLPSNDLSQPTGFLAQPMKQQAWATDDVAQIYDKCMADLEQHLHAIPPALSMNPQTQALRSLLEAVALARNSRDGIAALGLLQKAVEGLLDATSGADADLLLRYRECHLLVLKALQDGRAYGPLWCNKQITRCLIECRDEYKYNVEAVELLIRNHLVNMQQYDLHLAQSMENGLHYMAVAFAMQLVKLLLVDERSVSHITEADLFHTIETLMRTSAHSRANAPEGLPQLMDVVRSNYEAMIDRAHGGPNFMMHSGISQASEYDDPPGLREKAEYLLREWVNLYHSAAAGRDSTKAFSAFVGQMHQQGILKTDDLITRFFRLCTEMCVEISYRAQAEQQHNPAASAAIIRAKCYHNLDAFVRLIALLVKHSGEATNTVTKINLLNKVLGIVVGVLIQDHDVRQTEFQQLPYHRIFIMLLLELNAPEHVLETINFQTLTAFCNTFHILRPTKAPGFVYAWLELISHRIFIARMLAHTPQQKGWPMYAQLLIDLFKYLAPFLRNVELNKPMQILYKGTLRVLLVLLHDFPEFLCDYHYGFCDVIPPNCIQLRNLILSAFPRNMRLPDPFTPNLKVDMLSEINIAPRILTNFTGVMPSQFKKDLDSYLKTRSPVTFLSELRSNLQVSNEPGNRYNIQLINALVLYVGTQAIAHIHNKGSTPSMSTITHSAHMDIFQNLAVDLDTEGRYLFLNAIANQLRYPNSHTHYFSCTMLYLFAEANTEAIQEQITRVLLERLIVNRPHPWGLLITFIELIKNPAFKFWSHDFVHCAPEIEKLFQSVAQCCMGQKQAQQVMEGTGAS, from the exons ATGAATCTTGACTCGCTCTCGCTGGCTTTGTCTCAAATCAGCTACCTGGTGGACAATTTAACAAAGAAAAACTACAGAGCCAGCCAGCAGGAAATACAGCAT ATTGTGAATCGTCACGGCCCTGAGGCGGACAGGCATTTATTACGCTGTCTCTTCTCCCATGTGGATTTCAGTGGTGATGGTAAAAGCAGTGGCAAAGATTTTCATCAG TTTCTGATCCAGGAGTGTGTTTCACTGATTTCAAAGCCTAATTTTATTTCAACACTTTGCTACGCCATCGACAATCCTTTGCACTACCAGAAG AGTTTGAAGCCGTCGGCCCACTTGTTCACTCAGTTGAGTAAAGTTCTCAAGCTAAGCAAGGTTCAAGAA GTGATATTTGGCCTTGCTTTGCTCAATTCGTGCAACGCAGACCTTCGTGGTTTTG CCGCGCAGTTCGTCAAACAAAAGCTCCCTGATCTCCTCCGCTCGTACGTGGACGCTGACCTTGGCGTTAACCAGGAAGGTGGCTTCCAAGATATTGCCATAGAGGTACTGCACCTGCTCCTCTCCCATCTTCTGTTTGGCCAGAAGGGAGCCAGTGGCGTCGGACAAGAGCAGATTGACGCTTTCCTCAAGACACTGTGCAGAG attTCCCGCAGGCGCGCTGCCCTGTGGTGCTTGCACCGCTGCTGTACCCTGAAAAACGGGACATTCTGATGGACAGGATTCTGCCAGACTCGGGAGAGTTAGCCAAGACCATGATGGAGAGTTCTCTTGCAGAGTTCATGCAGGAAGTTGGCTATGGCTTTTGTGCAAG CCTTGATGAATGCCGCAACATAATTCTACAGTATGGGGTACGAGAGGTTACTGCCAGCCAGGTGGCCAGGGTCCTGGGGATGATGGCTCGTACCCACTCTGGCTTGTCTGATGGAATCCCCCTACAG TCCATCTCTGCTCCCGGCAGTGGCATTTGGAGTGATGGAAAGGACAAAAGTGATGGTTCTCAGGCCCACACTTGGAATGTAGAAGTTCTGATTGACGTGGTCAAAGAAGTT AACCCCAATCTGAACTTCAAAGAGGTGACCTACGAGCTCGATCACCCTGGCTTTATGATCCGGGACAGTAAGGGTCTTCAGATGGTGGTGTATGGGATCCAGAGGGGCCTGGGTATGGAAGTGTTCCCTGTCGACCTCATCTACCGGCCCTGGAAGCATGCTGAGGGACAG CTGTCATTCATTCAGCACTCCCTCATGAGCCCAGATGTGTTCTGCTTCGCTGACTACCCCTGCCACACCGTAGCCATCGACATACTGAAGGCGCCACCCGAGGACGATAACAGGGAGATAGCCACCTG GAAGAGCCTGGACCTGGTGGAGAGCCTCCTGCGCCTCTCTGAGGTGGGCCAGTACGAGCAGGTGAAGCAGCTCTTCAGTTTCCCCATCAAACACTGTCCTGACATGCTGGTGCTGGCGCTGCTGCAGATCAGCACCTCCTGGCACACCCTGCGCCACGAGCTCATCTCCACCCTCATGCCCATCTTCCTGGGCAACCACCCCAACTCCGCCATCATCTTGCACTACGCGTGGCACGGACAGGGCCAGTCCCCCTCTATCCGCCAGCTGATCATGCACTCGATGGCAGAGTGGTACATGAGAGGAGAGCAGTACGACCAGGCCAAGCTGTCCCGCATCCTGGATGTGGCCCAGGACTTGAAG tctctttcaATGCTGCTAAATGGTACTCCATTTGCCTTTGTTATTGACCTTGCTGCACTTGCCTCTCGCCGTGAATACCTCAAACTTGACAAATGGCTGACTGACAAAATCCGAGAGCACGGG GAGCCCTTCATCCAGGCATGTGTAACGTTCCTGAAGAGGCGCTGTCCCTCTATTATGGGTGGTCTGGCCCCAGAGAAGGACCAGCCCAAAAGCGCCCAGCTCCCCCCGGAAACGATGGCTACCATGCTGGGCTGTCTGCAGTCCTGTGCCGG GAGTGTGTCTCAAGAGCTCTCTGAGACTATCTTGACCATGGTTGCCAACTGTAGCAACGTCATGAACAAAGCCCGCCAGCCACCACCGGGGGTCATGCCAAAGGGACGTGCTCCCAGCACCAGCAGCCTAGACGCCATTTCCCCTGTGCAG ATGGATCCCCTGACAGCCATGGGTTCACTGAACCTGAGcagctctgccacctctcacaCACAGAGCATGCAGGGCTTCCCTACCCCGCTGGGCTCTGCCTTCAGCAACCCCCAGTCCCCAGCTAAGGCCTTCCCTCCACTgtccaaccccaaccccagcacACCGTTTGGGGGGATTGGAAGCCTCTCTTCACAGCTAGGTAACACAG GTCCGCTGGGATCAGGCATTGGTTCTGGTCTTGGAATGCCAGCGGTGAGCAGCGATCCGTTTGGGACGAGGAAGATGAGCACACCGGGCCTGAATCCGACCACCTTTCAGCAGAGTAAGATGAAGGCCT CTGACTTATCTCAGGTGTGGCCCGAGGCTAACCAGCACTTTAGTAAGGAGATTGACGATGAGGCTAACAGTTACTTCCAGCGCATCTACAACCACCCTCCGCACCCCACCATGTCTGTGGATGAG GTGCTGGAGATGTTGCAGAGGTTCAAGGACTCCACCATCAAGCGAGAGCGGGAGGTCTTTAACTGTATGCTGAGGAACTTGTTTGAGGAGTACCGCTTCTTCCCCCAGTACCCCGACAAGGAGCTGCACATCACCGCCTGCCTGTTCGGGGGGATCATCGAGAAGGGTCTTGTCACCTACATGGCCCTTGGACTGGCCCTCAGATATGTCCTTGAAGCCTTAAGGAAGCCATTTGGATCCAAAATGTATTACTTTGGAATCGCTGCTCTAGATAGATTCAAAAATAG gctgaAGGACTATCCCCAATATTGTCAGCACTTGGCCTCGATCGGCCACTTTCTGCAATTCCCCCTTCATTTGCAAGAG TATATCGAGTATGGCCAACAGTCACGGGATCCTCCAGTGAAGATGCAAGGATCCATCACCACCCCTGGAAGCCTGGCGTTGGCTCAAGCTCAGGCCCAGTCTCAGCCTCCCAAAGCCCCCCAGCCTGGACAGCCCAGCACCCTGGTCACCACAGCTACCGCCACCACCACTGTCGCCAAAACCACTACCATCACCCGACCTACCCCTGGCAGCTTCAAGAAGGATGTGCCG CCTTCCATCAACACCACAAACATTGACACTCTGCTAGTAGCAACAGACCAAACTGAGAGGATTGTGGAACCCCCAGAGAATGTTCAAGAGAAAATTGCTTTCATCTTCAATAACCTGTCACAATCCAACATGACACAGAAG GTCGAGGAGTTAAAGGAAACTGTGAAAGAGGAGTTTATGCCCTGGGTTTCCCAGTATCTTGTCATGAAAAGGGTCAGCATCGAGCCCAACTTCCACAGCCTATATTCCAACTTTCTAGACACCCTGAAGAACCCCGAGTTTGTCAAAATGGTCCTGAATGAAACTTACAGAAACATCAAG GTTCTCCTTACCTCTGATAAGGCAGCTGCAAACTTCTCTGATCGATCCCTACTGAAGAACTTGGGCCACTGGCTTGGCATGATCACTCTGGCTAAAAACAAGCCCATCCTGTACACG GATTTGGAGGTGAAATCCCTCTTGTTGGAAGCCTATGTCAAGGGGCAGCAGGAGCTACTCTATGTGGTCCCGTTTGTGGCCAAAGTCCTGGAATCCAGTTTGCGTAGTGTG ATCTTCCGACCTCAGAATCCCTGGACCATGGCCATCATGAATGTTCTGGCAGAGTTGCATACGGAACATGATCTAAAG CTGAACTTAAAGTTTGAGATTGAGGTGCTGTGTAAGAACTTATCACTGGACATCAACGACCTGAAGCCTGGCACCCTGCTGAAAGACAAAGACAAGTTGAAGACTCTGGAGGAGCAGCTCTCTGCACCAAAGAAAGAGGCCAAGCCCCCTGAAGAAATGATCCCTATTGTTAGCACAG CTGCACCATCCACTCCCGCCCCAACCACCACTTGCTCAGCTACTGGGCCCCCTACCCCGCAGTTTAGCTATCATGACATCAATGTGTACGCCCTTGCAGGGCTAGCCCCTCACATCAATATCAACATCAAC ATCCCCTTGCTTCAAGCCCACCCTCAGCTCAAGCAGTGTGTGAGACAGTCCATTGAGCGGGCTGTGCAAGAGCTTGTCCACCCCGTAGTGGACCGCTCCATCAAGATTGCCATGACCACCTGCGAGCAGATCGTCAGGAAGGACTTTGCTCTGGACTCGGAGGAGTCGCGCATGCGTGTGGCAGCTCATCATATGATGCGCAACTTGACCGCCGGCATGGCCATGATCACCTGCCGGGAGCCCCTGCTCATGAGCATCGCCACCAACCTGAAGAACAGCTTTGCCGCTGCCCTCAGG GCCCCCACCCCCcagcagagagagatgatggaggaaGCTGCTGCCAGGGTTGCCCAGGACAACTGTGAGCTGGCCTGCTGCTTCATCCAGAAGACTGCAGTGGAGAAGGCTGGCCCAGAGATGGACAAGAGGCTGGCGACG GAGTTTGAGCTGAGGAAGCATGCCCGTCAGGAGGGCCGTCGCTACTGTGACCCCGTTGTGCTGACCTACCAGGCTGAGCGCATGCCAGAGCAGATCAGACTCAAG GTTGGAGGCGTAGACCCCAAACAGCTGGCGGTGTATGAGGAGTTTGCCCGGAATGTTCCAGGCTTCCTACCCAGCAACGACCTGTCTCAGCCCACAGGATTCCTTGCCCAGCCCATGAAG caacaggcaTGGGCCACGGACGACGTGGCTCAGATCTATGACAAGTGCATGGCAGACCTGGAGCAGCACCTCCACGCCATCCCTCCAGCGCTGTCCATGAACCCTCAGACCCAGGCTTTGCGCAGCCTACTGGAGGCTGTGGCCCTAGCCAGGAACTCCCGGGATGGCATTGCCGCTCTGGGCCTGCTGCAGAAG GCTGTGGAGGGTCTGCTGGATGCTACCAGTGGTGCCGATGCCGACTTGCTTCTGCGGTACAGAGAGTGCCACCTGCTGGTGCTCAAAGCCCTCCAGGACGGCCGGGCATACGGGCCACTGTGGTGCAACAAGCAGATTACCAG GTGCCTGATTGAGTGCCGTGATGAGTACAAGTACAACGTGGAGGCTGTGGAGCTGCTGATCAGAAACCACCTGGTCAACATGCAGCAGTACGACCTGCACCTGGCACAG TCTATGGAGAATGGGCTGCACTACATGGCGGTGGCGTTTGCCATGCAGCTGGTGAAGCTGCTGTTGGTGGATGAGCGCAGTGTGAGCCACATTACCGAGGCAGACTTGTTCCACACTATCGAGACTCTGATGCGAACCAGCGCCCACTCCAGGGCCAACGCACCTGAGGG GCTTCCTCAGCTGATGGACGTGGTCCGTTCCAACTACGAGGCCATGATCGACCGGGCCCACGGAGGACCCAACTTTATGATGCACTCTGGCATCTCCCAGGCATCCGAGTACGACGACCCACCGGGCCTGAGGGAGAAGGCTGAGTACCTGCTGAGGGAATGGGTCAACCTGTACCACTCTGCAGCTGCCGGCCGGGACAGTACCAAGGCCTTCTCTGCCTTTGTGGGCCAG ATGCACCAGCAGGGCATTCTGAAGACCGATGACCTGATCACTCGTTTCTTCCGGCTGTGCACGGAGATGTGTGTGGAGATTAGCTACCGCGCCcaggccgagcagcagcacaacccCGCGGCCAGCGCCGCCATCATCAGAGCCAAGTGTTACCATAACCTGGATGCCTTTGTGCGCCTCATCGCCCTGCTGGTCAAGCACTCCGGAGAGGCCACCAACACTGTCACCAAGATCAACCTGCTCAACAAG GTTCTAGGTATTGTGGTTGGAGTGTTGATCCAGGACCATGATGTGAGGCAGACTGAGTTCCAGCAGTTGCCTTACCACCGCATCTTCATCATGCTGTTGCTCGAGCTCAATGCCCCCGAGCACGTGCTGGAGACCATCAACTTCCAGACCCTCACCGCCTTCTG CAACACTTTCCACATCCTGAGGCCTACCAAAGCCCCTGGCTTTGTTTACGCTTGGCTGGAGTTGATCTCTCACCGTATCTTCATCGCCAGGATGCTGGCGCACACCCCACAGCAGAAG GGTTGGCCCATGTATGCCCAACTTCTCATTGATCTGTTCAAGTACCTGGCGCCCTTCCTGAGGAATGTTGAGCTTAACAAACCTATGCAAATCCTCTACAAG GGTACCCTGCGTGTCCTTCTGGTCCTACTGCATGACTTCCCAGAGTTCCTGTGTGACTACCACTACGGCTTCTGCGACGTCATCCCACCCAACTGCATCCAGCTCCGCAACCTGATTCTGAGTGCCTTCCCACGCAACATGAGGCTTCCAGACCCCTTCACTCCCAATCTGAAG GTTGACATGCTCAGCGAGATCAACATTGCGCCGCGCATCCTCACAAACTTCACCGGAGTGATGCCCTCTCAGTTCAAGAAGGATCTGGACTCGTACCTGAAGACGCGCTCCCCCGTCACCTTCCTCTCTGAGCTCCGCAGCAATCTGCAG GTGTCAAATGAGCCAGGCAACCGTTACAACATCCAGCTGATCAACGCTCTGGTGCTGTATGTGGGAACCCAGGCCATCGCACACATCCACAACAAGGGCAGCACCCCCTCCATGAGCACCATCACTCACTCAGCCCACATGGACATCTTCCAGAACCTGGCTGTGGACCTGGACACTGAGG GGCGTTATCTCTTCCTGAATGCCATTGCCAATCAGCTGCGCTACCCAAACAGCCACACCCATTACTTCAGCTGCACCATGCTGTACCTGTTTGCTGAGGCCAACACTGAGGCAATCCAGGAGCAGATTACCAG GGTTCTTCTGGAGAGGCTGATTGTGAACCGGCCTCATCCCTGGGGACTGCTCATCACCTTCATCGAGCTCATCAAGAATCCCGCCTTCAAGTTCTGGAGCCACGACTTTGTACACTGTGCCCCGGAGATCGAGAA gttgtTCCAGTCAGTGGCTCAGTGCTGCATGGGGCAAAAGCAGGCTCAGCAGGTGATGGAGGGCACTGGtgccagttag